A single Paenibacillus sp. FSL R5-0517 DNA region contains:
- a CDS encoding PocR ligand-binding domain-containing protein — MIKEYLHINKILDLNKWKRLQDSLATVTKLAILTVDYKGIPVTSHSSCQAFCQNVRKDPELLPYCQKCDSRGGLEAVRLNEPYVYLCHFNIIDIAIPITIDGKYIGAVMAGQVKLADPEKGSDLEQIVTSKNVPMHAAKLEELKDDYAQLPVMTYEEIVKISNMLSLLCNYIVEEALNKNLLVEMFEKASGNQESLNLSTILPGYSIRNIESIKKEMTNAIADAYLKNSPSDAESSSPVLQPAFEYIHSHKSEQVSLKQMADLCHLSPSYFSRLFAKETGENFTTYLAKLKIKWAKQLLEVTDMPVSQISDELGFNESGYFIKIFKKFEEITPALYRKYIQENM; from the coding sequence ATGATCAAAGAATATCTACATATCAATAAAATTTTGGACCTTAATAAATGGAAGCGTCTACAAGATTCTCTTGCAACAGTAACCAAACTGGCGATCCTCACCGTTGATTATAAAGGCATTCCTGTAACCAGTCATAGCAGTTGTCAGGCCTTCTGCCAGAACGTACGCAAAGACCCCGAGCTGCTCCCCTACTGCCAAAAATGTGATTCACGCGGCGGTCTGGAAGCCGTTCGGTTGAATGAGCCTTATGTGTATTTATGCCATTTCAATATTATAGATATCGCGATTCCGATTACAATCGATGGCAAATATATCGGCGCCGTCATGGCAGGACAAGTGAAACTCGCCGATCCCGAGAAAGGTAGCGACTTGGAGCAAATTGTCACGTCCAAAAACGTCCCCATGCATGCAGCGAAGCTGGAGGAACTAAAGGATGATTACGCCCAGCTGCCTGTGATGACCTATGAAGAGATTGTGAAAATCTCCAACATGTTATCCCTGCTCTGCAATTACATTGTGGAGGAAGCGCTCAACAAAAATTTATTAGTTGAAATGTTCGAGAAAGCTTCAGGCAATCAGGAGTCTCTGAACCTCTCCACCATTCTGCCGGGTTACTCCATTCGTAATATCGAGTCGATCAAAAAAGAAATGACCAATGCGATTGCGGATGCCTATCTCAAAAATAGCCCAAGTGATGCGGAAAGCTCCAGTCCGGTGCTGCAGCCTGCTTTTGAATACATTCATAGTCACAAAAGCGAACAGGTTTCGCTCAAACAAATGGCCGATCTGTGCCACCTGAGTCCGAGTTATTTCAGCAGGCTCTTTGCCAAGGAAACGGGTGAGAACTTCACCACCTACCTGGCTAAACTCAAAATTAAGTGGGCCAAGCAATTGCTGGAGGTCACCGACATGCCTGTCTCACAGATCAGTGACGAGCTGGGATTCAATGAATCGGGATATTTTATCAAAATATTCAAAAAGTTCGAGGAGATTACGCCTGCCCTCTATCGTAAATACATACAGGAGAACATGTAG
- a CDS encoding glycerol dehydrogenase, which yields MRKAFISPTKYVQGEDELLNLGYFVKSFGESALLIAHPDDVQRVKAKLDATAEKFNITFVESGFKGECSREEVARLQAIAKEKGCDSTIGLGGGKAIDAAKCVAEGEALIICPTIAATDAPTSHSAVLYTPEGSFDDYAYFKQSPSVVLVDTTVIANAPTRFLVSGMGDALSTYFEARATAKSYSRVNASLPMGSREGYTPSAVGTNAALALAKLCYEMLLTDGAKAKVASDSNVVTQALENIVETNILLSGLGFESGGLAAAHAIHNGLTVLEGTHHFFHGEKVSFGTIAQLVLENAPTEELHEVMDFCLEVGLPISLADIGVDTISQEELLKVAEIACIPEESIHAMPFPITVPEVAAAIAAADRMGREYKAARREAK from the coding sequence ATGAGAAAAGCATTTATCAGCCCAACCAAATATGTACAAGGCGAAGACGAATTGTTGAACCTGGGGTACTTTGTGAAATCCTTTGGAGAATCTGCCTTGCTGATCGCACATCCGGATGATGTACAGCGTGTCAAAGCAAAGCTTGATGCAACAGCTGAGAAATTCAATATTACGTTTGTTGAAAGCGGTTTTAAAGGGGAATGTTCCCGTGAGGAAGTTGCGCGTCTGCAAGCAATCGCGAAGGAAAAAGGATGTGACTCTACAATCGGTCTTGGTGGCGGTAAAGCCATTGATGCAGCCAAATGTGTAGCTGAAGGCGAAGCATTGATCATCTGCCCAACGATCGCGGCAACAGACGCACCGACAAGTCACTCGGCTGTATTGTACACACCGGAAGGTTCGTTCGATGACTATGCTTACTTTAAACAAAGCCCAAGTGTCGTTCTCGTCGATACAACGGTTATCGCCAACGCACCTACACGTTTCCTCGTATCGGGTATGGGAGATGCGCTCTCTACATACTTCGAAGCAAGAGCAACAGCGAAATCCTATTCCCGTGTAAACGCAAGTTTGCCAATGGGTTCTCGTGAAGGATATACACCATCCGCAGTAGGTACCAATGCGGCACTTGCCTTGGCAAAATTGTGTTATGAAATGCTGCTGACGGACGGTGCAAAAGCGAAAGTGGCCAGTGACAGTAACGTCGTGACGCAAGCGCTGGAAAACATTGTTGAGACCAACATTCTGTTGTCTGGCCTTGGATTCGAAAGTGGGGGTCTGGCTGCGGCACATGCGATCCATAACGGTTTGACTGTTTTGGAGGGAACACATCACTTCTTCCACGGGGAAAAAGTATCTTTCGGTACGATTGCACAACTCGTGCTTGAAAATGCACCAACCGAAGAGCTGCATGAAGTCATGGACTTCTGTCTCGAAGTGGGACTGCCGATCAGCTTGGCGGATATCGGTGTAGATACAATTAGTCAGGAAGAGCTGTTGAAAGTGGCAGAGATCGCTTGTATTCCGGAAGAATCCATTCATGCGATGCCATTCCCAATCACCGTTCCTGAAGTGGCTGCTGCCATTGCTGCGGCTGACCGAATGGGTCGTGAGTACAAAGCAGCACGCCGGGAGGCAAAATAA